The window TATCACAAGCTATGAAATTCGGCGCCAAAGGAATTAAGGCAATGTGTGCAGGTAGATTGGCAGGAGCAGAGATGGCTCGAACCGAGTGGTATCGTGAAGGACGGGTTCCGCTTCAGACAATCAGGGCTGATATAGATTATGGTTTTGCAATATCGCAGACGAAATATGGTGTGATAGGTGTTAAAGTTTGGATTTTTAAAGGCGAAGTGTATCAGGAGGCAGTGTAATGCTTTCACCTAAAAGAGTCAAATATAGGAAACAGCAAAAAGGAAGGATGACTGGTACCGCCAGTAGAGGCAATAAGGTAAGTTTTGGAGATTTTGGTTTACAGGCAGTGGAATGTGGGAGAATTACGGCGAGGCAGATAGAAGCAGCAAGGATTGCGCTTACACGTTATGTAAAGAGAACAGGAAAAGTTTGGATACGGGTATTCCCTGATAAACCGATAACAAAGAAGCCTGCTGAAACGAGGATGGGAAAGGGCAAGGGTGCTACTGAAGGATGGGTAGCTGTTGTATTGCCGGGAAAAGTGCTTTATGAGATAAAGGGTGTCCCTGAAGATAAGGCAAAAGAGGCTTTAAGAATAGCGTCATTTAAGCTTCCCATAGGAACAAGATTTATTGCGAGAAGTGAGGAACAATGAAAGCGAAGGAACTGAAAGAGTTAACAGTAGAAGAGCTCACAAAAAAGAAAAAAGACTTCAAAGAAGAGCTTTTTAATTTAAGATTCCAGCATTCTACCGGTCAGCTTGAGAATAATGCAAGAATAGCTATAATAAAAAAGGATATTGCAAGAGTAGAAACATTCATCAGGCAGAAACAGCTAAGCAGTTAAATGGATAAAATTTATCCGCTTATAAACCATTTAAGAAGTAAGAACTATGAGCTTAATACAATTTGAGGTTAAGCATGGAATTGAAAGCTGACACAAACAAAAAGAAGATTACAGGCGTGGTAGTTAAGAATAAGATGGACAAGACAGTAGTAGTAGAAGTATCAAGATCCTTTAAACATTCAATGTACCATAAATACATAAGCACTAAAAAGAGATACAAAGCGCATGATGAGGAAAACAGTTGCGAAATGGGAGATCGGGTATTGATTGTTGAATCGAGACCATTGAGCAAAGAGAAAAGATGGCTGGTGAAGGAAATTATTAAAAAAGTGGAGACCATTCTTGCTCAGGAAGAGGTGGTGAAGGATGATACAGGAGAGAACTAAACTTGAGGTTGCGGACAATTCAGGCGCGAAAAAATTAGGATGTATCAGAGTCCTTGGAGGTTCCAAGAAGAGATATGGAACTGTTGGGGATATTATCGTAGCCTCTGTAAAAGAAGTAATCCCAAATTCAAAGGTTAAAAAAGGGGATGTTGTAAAAGCTGTGATAGTGAGAACCAAGAAAGAGATCAGAAGAGTGGATGGTTCGTATGTAAAGTTTGATGATAACTCTGCTGTAATAATAAATCAATACAATGAGCCGATAGGAACCAGGATATTCGGGCCTGTAGCAAGGGAGTTACGGGCAAAGAGGTTTATGAAGATCGTGTCTTTGGCACCTGAAGTAGTGTGAGGTAACTATGGAAAAGTATTATCATGTAAAGAAAAACGACCTTGTCATAGTAACGACAGGAAAGGATAAAGGGAAAACAGGCAAGATACTACGAATTGCCAAGAAAAAAGACAGACTGATAGTTGAGAAAGTAAATATGGTAAAAAAGCATGTGAAACCAAGCCAGAAAACAAAAGGCGGGATAATGGAGAAAGAAAGCCTGATCCATGTTTCCAATGTGATGATTTTTTGTGAGAAATGTTCAAAACCTGTAAGGGTAGGCAAAAAAATACTTGAAGACGGAAATAAAGTCAGATTCTGCAAAAAATGTAATGAGGTTATTGATAAGTAGGCAGGAGGCGTTACTTGAAAACGGCGTATATGGATTTTTATGAAAAAGAAGTAGTACCGGCTTTAATGCAGAGATTCAGATATAAAAATGTTATGCAATTGCCGAAGTTTGAAAAAATTGTTGTAAATATAGGCGTTGGCGAGGCAATACAGAATGTAAAGACCCTTGATGCTGCATCCGGCGATATTGCAATGATTACAGGACAAAAGCCCGTTATAACTAAAGCTAAGAAATCTATTGCTTCTTTTAAATTGAGAGCAGGTATGCCGATTGGCTGCATGGTGACGCTGAGGCGGGAAAGGATGTATGAATTCCTTCATAAACTTGTATATATTGTACTTCCAAGGGTAAGGGATTTTAAAGGTGTTTCCCCAAAATCCTTTGATGGCAGAGGAAATTATACCCTTGGCTTAAGAGAGCAAACTATTTTTCCTGAAATTGATTATGATAAGGTGGATAAGGC is drawn from Pseudomonadota bacterium and contains these coding sequences:
- the rplN gene encoding 50S ribosomal protein L14, whose amino-acid sequence is MIQERTKLEVADNSGAKKLGCIRVLGGSKKRYGTVGDIIVASVKEVIPNSKVKKGDVVKAVIVRTKKEIRRVDGSYVKFDDNSAVIINQYNEPIGTRIFGPVARELRAKRFMKIVSLAPEVV
- the rpsQ gene encoding 30S ribosomal protein S17, translating into MELKADTNKKKITGVVVKNKMDKTVVVEVSRSFKHSMYHKYISTKKRYKAHDEENSCEMGDRVLIVESRPLSKEKRWLVKEIIKKVETILAQEEVVKDDTGEN
- the rplE gene encoding 50S ribosomal protein L5 — encoded protein: MDFYEKEVVPALMQRFRYKNVMQLPKFEKIVVNIGVGEAIQNVKTLDAASGDIAMITGQKPVITKAKKSIASFKLRAGMPIGCMVTLRRERMYEFLHKLVYIVLPRVRDFKGVSPKSFDGRGNYTLGLREQTIFPEIDYDKVDKARGMNITIGTTAKTDEEGFELLKLMGMPFRN
- the rplP gene encoding 50S ribosomal protein L16, producing MLSPKRVKYRKQQKGRMTGTASRGNKVSFGDFGLQAVECGRITARQIEAARIALTRYVKRTGKVWIRVFPDKPITKKPAETRMGKGKGATEGWVAVVLPGKVLYEIKGVPEDKAKEALRIASFKLPIGTRFIARSEEQ
- the rplX gene encoding 50S ribosomal protein L24, producing the protein MEKYYHVKKNDLVIVTTGKDKGKTGKILRIAKKKDRLIVEKVNMVKKHVKPSQKTKGGIMEKESLIHVSNVMIFCEKCSKPVRVGKKILEDGNKVRFCKKCNEVIDK
- the rpmC gene encoding 50S ribosomal protein L29 codes for the protein MKAKELKELTVEELTKKKKDFKEELFNLRFQHSTGQLENNARIAIIKKDIARVETFIRQKQLSS